A segment of the Prochlorococcus sp. RS04 genome:
GCCGCGGGTCGAGAAGAATCAGGAATGGGCATAACTACATCAATATCTCCAGAATTGATTGTTTCTTTTATTGTTTCTGCTAAGTAATCTCCCATCTTTAAACGAGCTTTATAAACTGAAATTCCATTCATAATTGAATCTGGCCTAGCTAAGTAAACATATTCAAAAGCACAGGGAAATAACCTTGGATTTTCAGAACATTGCTTAGAAAAAAACTCTCCATCAAGATTTATAAAAACAGCTTCTCCTGGATCTACATCTCTCACTACTTCATAATCATTATTCTCAAGTACTAAAGATTCGCTTGCAACCATCCATTCTTCTTTTTTAGTGGTTAATGAAAATCTTTTTCCTATTACTAATGGCCTAATACCAAAAGGATCTCTAAATGCTAATAAACCATGTCCTGAAATTAACGCAATTGAAGCATATGACCCTTGAATTCTTTTATGTAAAGATTTGACCGCATTAAAAATAATATCAGGTTCTAATTCTTGATTATGAATTTGTTCTTGTAGTTCTGTGGCAAATACATTTAACAACATTTCAGTATCACTTGAAGAATTTGTATGCCGCTTGTCGACATTAAATAACTGTTTTTCTAAATCTCTTGTATTAGTCAAATTTCCATTATGTATCAAAACAATTCCATAAGGAGCATTAACATAAAAAGGCTGTGCCTCTTCTACACTTTCTGCTGATCCCTTTGTTGCATACCTAACATGACCTAATCCAATTTTGCCAATTAAATTCCTCATATCTCTAGTTCTATAAGCAGTATTAACCTGACCTTTAACCTTATGTATATGAAAAACAGTATTTTCCAT
Coding sequences within it:
- the purF gene encoding amidophosphoribosyltransferase; translation: MCGIVGIVSSNDVNQQIYDSLLLLQHRGQDSTGIATMENTVFHIHKVKGQVNTAYRTRDMRNLIGKIGLGHVRYATKGSAESVEEAQPFYVNAPYGIVLIHNGNLTNTRDLEKQLFNVDKRHTNSSSDTEMLLNVFATELQEQIHNQELEPDIIFNAVKSLHKRIQGSYASIALISGHGLLAFRDPFGIRPLVIGKRFSLTTKKEEWMVASESLVLENNDYEVVRDVDPGEAVFINLDGEFFSKQCSENPRLFPCAFEYVYLARPDSIMNGISVYKARLKMGDYLAETIKETINSGDIDVVMPIPDSSRPAAMQVARQLGIEYREGFFKNRYVGRTFIMPGQQKRKKSVRQKLNAMSAEFKNKNVLIVDDSIVRGTTSKEIVQMAKDAGANKVFFTSAAPPVRYPHVYGINMPNRDELIAHNRTISEIADKLEIDNLVYQSVESLRKSIIGDSPIKGLEMSCFTGDYVTGTVNQEYLNWVENEYKS